Proteins encoded together in one bacterium window:
- a CDS encoding DUF192 domain-containing protein, with the protein MKAVNMTRLAVLGDDVFTARTRTERSKGLLGTEKIPRGGGLWIVPCRSIHSFGMRYEFDALFLDRQGRVVGMHPRFRRNRISRIFWRAKGVLELPAGTIDRTATGVGDEVVFQTTGGGFR; encoded by the coding sequence GTGAAGGCCGTGAACATGACGAGGCTCGCGGTGCTCGGGGACGATGTCTTTACCGCCCGCACCCGAACGGAAAGATCGAAGGGGCTCCTCGGGACCGAGAAGATCCCCCGTGGCGGGGGCCTCTGGATCGTTCCCTGCCGGAGCATCCACTCCTTCGGGATGCGGTACGAGTTCGACGCCCTCTTCCTCGACCGCCAGGGACGGGTCGTGGGGATGCATCCGCGGTTCCGCAGGAACCGGATCTCCCGGATCTTCTGGAGAGCGAAAGGCGTCCTGGAGCTCCCGGCGGGCACCATTGATCGTACGGCGACCGGGGTGGGAGACGAGGTCGTGTTCCAGACCACCGGAGGGGGTTTCCGATGA
- a CDS encoding AAA family ATPase, translating into MREAIRSIIIESDPETTRLINLLGRRSGSLDVRWTAGSVEEAALIVRKFRPDMAIVEVNGNPAAAVGPLAKEFPNLYILALSATHQAEYVLETMRAGAHDLLCKPVREVDLSIAIEKAQKAHVRKESNERRGKIVTVFSNKGGNGATTIASNLADALATDHAKRVVVVDLVMGQGDVTMFFNVTPSYTVLDLARNNGKADPEYIDSLIVRHSSGVCILADPPRIEDTDKISAEQVRDMLAVLRSTFDVVIVDTTHQFDEKTLAALEMSDTVLLVTLLNLPSLKNTQRSIELFARLGIFDDRVKLLLSRYLPNDEIPKESIEGILNCPVFYAVPNDYPTVLSSINRGKLLSEVAPEKEVTDAFRKMAELLVGSAAPREARKRNKGFLEKVFGLERSAS; encoded by the coding sequence ATGCGGGAGGCGATCCGTTCCATCATCATCGAGAGCGACCCGGAAACGACCCGCCTGATCAACCTTCTCGGCAGGCGGAGCGGTTCGCTGGACGTCCGCTGGACGGCGGGCTCGGTGGAGGAAGCCGCCCTCATCGTCCGCAAGTTCCGCCCGGACATGGCGATCGTCGAGGTCAACGGGAACCCGGCCGCCGCCGTCGGGCCGCTCGCCAAGGAGTTCCCCAACCTCTACATCCTCGCCCTTTCGGCGACGCACCAGGCGGAGTACGTCCTCGAGACGATGCGCGCGGGGGCGCACGACCTGCTCTGCAAGCCGGTGCGGGAGGTTGACCTCAGCATCGCGATCGAGAAGGCGCAGAAGGCCCATGTCCGGAAGGAGTCCAACGAGCGACGCGGGAAGATCGTGACCGTCTTCAGCAACAAGGGGGGGAACGGGGCGACGACCATCGCCTCCAACCTCGCCGACGCGCTCGCCACCGATCACGCCAAGCGGGTCGTCGTGGTCGACCTCGTGATGGGGCAGGGCGACGTGACGATGTTCTTCAACGTGACCCCGAGCTACACCGTGCTCGATCTCGCCCGAAACAACGGGAAAGCGGACCCGGAGTACATCGACTCCCTGATCGTCCGGCACTCCTCGGGCGTCTGCATCCTGGCGGATCCGCCCAGGATCGAGGACACCGACAAGATCTCCGCCGAGCAGGTGCGGGACATGCTCGCCGTCCTCCGGTCGACCTTCGACGTCGTCATCGTGGACACGACCCACCAGTTCGACGAAAAGACCCTCGCCGCCCTCGAGATGTCCGATACCGTCCTGCTCGTGACCCTCCTGAACCTCCCCTCCCTCAAGAACACGCAGCGCAGCATCGAGCTTTTCGCCCGCCTGGGCATTTTCGACGACCGTGTGAAACTGCTCCTCAGCCGATACCTCCCGAACGACGAAATCCCGAAGGAGAGCATCGAGGGAATCCTGAACTGCCCCGTCTTCTACGCCGTCCCGAACGACTATCCGACGGTGCTTTCCTCGATCAACCGCGGGAAACTGCTCTCCGAGGTCGCTCCGGAGAAGGAGGTCACCGACGCGTTCCGGAAGATGGCGGAACTCCTGGTGGGCTCCGCGGCGCCGCGGGAGGCGCGGAAGCGGAACAAGGGATTCCTGGAGAAGGTCTTCGGGCTGGAGAGGAGCGCGTCGTGA
- a CDS encoding alpha/beta hydrolase yields MSTVLAGGRAIEVAWHGPGPDVAPTLVFLHDGIGCVATWRDFPEALARETGCGAFVYSRAGYGGSDPVPLPRPLTYMHDEGFVALPELLDAAGIRRAYLVGHSDGGSIALLHASTPRSLPRVRGLLLEAPHVFCEEITVRSIEKARDEYLRTDLRSKLERYHGGNVDCAFWGWNRAWLDPGFLAWNIEACLPAVTVPALVVQGTDDPYGTLRQVEKIERHCGGPVLRLVLERCGHSPHREQREQTLSAMAEFVRGLEKA; encoded by the coding sequence ATGTCGACTGTTCTCGCGGGCGGCCGCGCCATCGAGGTCGCCTGGCATGGCCCCGGGCCGGACGTCGCGCCCACGCTCGTCTTCCTGCACGACGGGATCGGGTGTGTCGCCACGTGGCGCGACTTTCCGGAAGCGCTCGCCCGTGAAACGGGTTGCGGCGCATTCGTCTATAGCCGCGCCGGATACGGCGGCTCCGATCCCGTCCCGCTTCCGAGGCCGCTTACCTACATGCACGACGAAGGATTCGTCGCCCTTCCGGAACTTCTCGACGCGGCGGGCATCCGCCGGGCCTATCTCGTCGGGCACAGCGACGGCGGCTCCATCGCCCTGCTCCATGCCTCGACGCCGCGTTCCCTGCCGCGGGTCCGTGGCCTGCTGCTCGAGGCCCCTCACGTCTTCTGCGAGGAGATCACCGTCCGCTCCATCGAGAAGGCGCGCGACGAATACCTCCGCACGGACCTGAGGTCGAAGCTCGAACGGTACCATGGAGGGAACGTCGATTGCGCCTTCTGGGGATGGAACCGGGCCTGGCTCGATCCGGGATTCCTCGCCTGGAACATCGAGGCTTGCCTGCCCGCCGTCACGGTCCCGGCGCTCGTGGTCCAGGGGACCGACGACCCGTACGGAACCCTTCGCCAGGTCGAAAAGATCGAGCGGCATTGCGGCGGCCCCGTCCTGCGCCTCGTCCTTGAGCGGTGCGGCCACAGCCCGCATCGCGAACAGCGCGAGCAGACGCTTTCCGCGATGGCCGAGTTCGTCCGCGGACTGGAAAAGGCGTAG
- a CDS encoding type II secretion system F family protein, whose product MIAVALLVFAAVLVATVGGYFLLAPARESSRELKRRLDLLELRGIGNAEMPDVLKEELLSDVPLIQRALSHLKAARRVDARLRQAGMELTVGAFTLLSLALLAIGTLTGLFLHWPFVLALLLGAFLATAPGVVVGVKGRRRMKAFTSQFPDALEMFARSLRAGHSFTGAIQLVAQEMPHPMGTEFRQVFDEQNLGVPLREALTGMTRRVESLDARFFVTAILIQRETGGNLAEIIDKIAHVIRERFRIQGQLKIFTAQARMTGIILTLLPVGLALAIGLLNPDYLKPLWFERAGRILIALALCMQIAGALVIRKIVRIKI is encoded by the coding sequence ATGATCGCGGTTGCGCTCCTGGTGTTCGCCGCCGTCCTCGTCGCGACGGTGGGGGGATACTTTCTCCTCGCCCCGGCGAGGGAAAGTTCCAGGGAGCTGAAGCGGCGGCTCGACCTGCTCGAACTGCGCGGGATCGGGAACGCCGAGATGCCGGACGTGCTCAAGGAGGAATTGCTGAGCGACGTGCCGCTGATCCAGCGGGCGCTCTCCCACCTCAAGGCGGCCCGGCGCGTGGACGCGAGGCTTCGGCAGGCCGGAATGGAGCTGACGGTGGGCGCCTTCACCCTCCTCTCTCTCGCACTGCTGGCCATCGGCACGCTCACGGGGCTGTTCCTCCACTGGCCCTTCGTCCTCGCGCTCCTGCTGGGCGCGTTCCTCGCCACGGCGCCGGGCGTCGTGGTCGGCGTCAAGGGAAGGCGGCGCATGAAGGCGTTCACGTCGCAGTTCCCCGATGCCCTGGAGATGTTCGCACGCTCCCTCCGGGCGGGGCACTCCTTCACGGGAGCCATCCAGCTCGTCGCCCAGGAGATGCCGCACCCGATGGGGACCGAATTCCGGCAGGTCTTCGACGAGCAGAACCTGGGGGTCCCGCTTCGGGAAGCGCTGACGGGGATGACGCGGCGCGTCGAGAGCCTCGACGCCCGTTTTTTCGTCACGGCGATCCTGATCCAGCGGGAAACGGGGGGAAACCTCGCCGAGATCATCGACAAGATCGCCCACGTCATCCGGGAGCGGTTCCGGATCCAGGGGCAGCTCAAGATCTTCACGGCGCAGGCGAGGATGACGGGGATCATCCTCACCCTGCTGCCGGTCGGCCTCGCGCTGGCCATCGGGTTGCTCAACCCGGACTACCTGAAGCCGCTCTGGTTCGAGAGGGCCGGCAGGATCCTGATCGCGCTCGCACTCTGCATGCAGATCGCCGGGGCGCTCGTGATCCGCAAGATCGTCCGGATCAAGATCTGA
- a CDS encoding DNA-3-methyladenine glycosylase, giving the protein MKGPKALPRAFYDRDTVAVARELLGKFLVHVSGGVEYAGRIVEVEAYLGPHDLASHSSRGLTARTRVMFGPPGHAYVYLVYGMHWCMNVVTEADGHASAVLIRAVEPVKNIEGSTRGPGRLCKAMHIDRRLNGNDLVSDDFFIAGPLDAEAPRIVKRPRVGVDYAGRWARRHLRFYIRGNPFVSKL; this is encoded by the coding sequence ATGAAAGGGCCGAAGGCGCTGCCGCGCGCGTTTTACGATCGTGACACCGTCGCCGTCGCCCGGGAGTTGCTGGGGAAATTCCTCGTTCATGTATCGGGCGGGGTGGAATACGCCGGCCGGATCGTGGAAGTCGAGGCGTACCTGGGCCCGCACGACCTCGCCTCCCATTCCTCCCGAGGGCTGACCGCACGCACCCGGGTCATGTTCGGTCCGCCGGGCCATGCCTATGTCTACCTGGTATACGGGATGCACTGGTGCATGAACGTCGTTACGGAAGCTGACGGCCACGCCTCCGCCGTGCTGATCCGCGCCGTGGAGCCGGTGAAGAACATAGAAGGTTCCACACGGGGACCCGGCCGCCTCTGCAAGGCGATGCACATCGATCGGCGCCTCAACGGGAACGACCTGGTCAGTGACGATTTCTTCATCGCAGGCCCGCTCGACGCCGAAGCGCCGAGGATCGTCAAACGTCCCCGCGTCGGCGTCGACTACGCCGGGCGATGGGCGAGGAGGCACCTGCGGTTTTATATCCGGGGCAATCCCTTCGTTTCAAAGCTTTAG
- the cpaB gene encoding Flp pilus assembly protein CpaB codes for MNRNRILGIVGLAVCLALVASLGAYRFLSEKNRMVESAKLQTVGVAVAVVDIPLGSTINSNQVGVSMWPKNLYPKDAFTAAAPLVGRVAMRDFLRGEPIVESKLVPKDKSSGLLSLKVPPGMRAFTVKVNEVVGVGGFIVPDSRVDVVVTTAVSPQRQQEQVAKTFLQNILVLAAGQVVEQKDNKPVTVNTVTLAVTPDESEKLALASNDGKIQLVMRNFADAGKVETPGSDKGGLLSSMRQKAPVSPKKVAASKAVYRKAAVPAPAAPVHVAKAGYVVEVIKGGKRSEETFQ; via the coding sequence ATGAACCGGAATCGGATCCTCGGGATCGTCGGCCTTGCCGTTTGCCTCGCCCTCGTCGCGAGCCTGGGAGCGTACCGCTTCCTCTCCGAGAAGAACCGGATGGTCGAGAGCGCGAAGCTCCAGACCGTCGGCGTCGCCGTGGCCGTCGTCGATATCCCGCTCGGGTCGACCATCAACTCGAACCAGGTCGGCGTTTCGATGTGGCCCAAGAATCTCTACCCCAAGGACGCTTTCACGGCCGCCGCCCCCCTGGTCGGTCGGGTAGCGATGAGGGATTTCCTCCGAGGCGAGCCGATCGTCGAGTCCAAGCTGGTCCCCAAGGACAAGAGCAGCGGCCTCCTCTCCCTGAAAGTTCCCCCCGGGATGCGGGCCTTCACCGTCAAGGTGAACGAGGTCGTGGGCGTGGGCGGCTTCATCGTTCCCGATTCCCGGGTCGACGTCGTGGTGACCACCGCGGTATCCCCGCAGCGCCAGCAGGAACAGGTGGCCAAGACCTTCCTCCAGAACATCCTCGTCCTCGCAGCGGGCCAGGTCGTCGAGCAGAAGGACAACAAGCCGGTGACGGTGAACACGGTGACGCTCGCGGTCACGCCGGACGAGTCGGAGAAGCTCGCCCTCGCCAGCAACGATGGGAAGATCCAGCTCGTCATGCGCAACTTCGCGGACGCCGGGAAGGTGGAAACCCCGGGCAGCGACAAGGGGGGACTGCTCTCCTCGATGCGCCAGAAAGCCCCCGTCTCCCCGAAGAAGGTTGCGGCCTCGAAGGCCGTCTACCGCAAGGCCGCCGTTCCGGCTCCCGCGGCGCCCGTGCATGTCGCCAAGGCGGGATACGTCGTCGAGGTCATCAAGGGCGGGAAGCGGTCGGAAGAAACGTTCCAATAA
- a CDS encoding type II secretion system F family protein has product MIVVITLSVFAATAMVVLAMFLWSGGRQQSIAHRLREVVAPAGGVAPAPSPRIREWAARLWKKSDPVARRSEEIVARVTDGDEDAGYRLLLNQAGYRSAAAGRIYWWVRIAAPILFAAILFAGGKAAGIPDKTLFLLVVAGAGAGFSLPGAFLGSKARKRREAITDALPDALDLLTVCVEAGLGINSAFLKIAEEFRLSSPTLSEEFDVVNREMVAGKPRMDALRALADRTGVEDVKSLVAMLIQTERLGTSLAQSLRVHSDSLRVRRRQRAEEAAAKTTIKLVFPLVFLLFPALFIVILGPGVLQILHVLFPSINAATGG; this is encoded by the coding sequence GTGATCGTTGTCATCACCCTTTCCGTTTTCGCGGCCACGGCGATGGTAGTCCTCGCGATGTTCCTGTGGTCGGGCGGCAGGCAGCAATCCATCGCCCACCGGTTGCGGGAAGTGGTCGCGCCGGCCGGCGGTGTGGCCCCCGCCCCCTCCCCGCGCATCCGGGAATGGGCCGCGCGGCTCTGGAAGAAGTCCGATCCCGTCGCGCGCCGGAGCGAGGAGATCGTCGCCAGGGTCACCGACGGGGACGAAGACGCGGGATACCGCCTCCTGCTGAACCAGGCCGGGTACCGGTCCGCGGCGGCCGGGCGGATTTACTGGTGGGTCCGGATCGCGGCGCCCATCCTGTTCGCGGCGATCCTTTTCGCCGGCGGGAAGGCGGCCGGCATCCCCGACAAGACGCTCTTCCTCCTGGTGGTCGCCGGAGCCGGCGCCGGCTTCTCCCTGCCGGGCGCGTTCCTGGGATCGAAAGCCCGGAAGCGCAGGGAAGCGATCACGGACGCCCTTCCCGATGCGCTGGACCTGTTGACCGTCTGCGTCGAGGCGGGGCTCGGGATCAACTCGGCCTTCCTCAAGATCGCCGAGGAGTTCCGCCTCTCCAGCCCGACGTTGAGCGAGGAGTTCGATGTCGTCAACCGGGAGATGGTCGCCGGGAAGCCCCGGATGGACGCGCTCAGGGCGCTCGCCGATCGGACCGGCGTCGAGGATGTGAAGTCCCTCGTCGCCATGCTCATCCAGACGGAACGGCTGGGGACGAGCCTCGCCCAGTCCCTGCGGGTCCACTCCGATTCCCTGCGGGTCCGCAGGCGCCAGCGCGCGGAGGAGGCGGCCGCCAAGACCACCATCAAGCTCGTCTTCCCACTCGTGTTCCTCCTCTTCCCGGCGCTGTTCATCGTGATCCTGGGGCCGGGGGTGCTCCAGATCCTGCACGTCCTCTTCCCGTCGATCAACGCGGCGACCGGGGGGTGA
- a CDS encoding pilus assembly protein TadG-related protein yields the protein MRLGNRGQVLLVFVAALLALMGIAALGIDAGYMYTVRHELQRSTDAGALAGASAFIDGSWSDSAIRTLADTRARLFASRDRVATAALSSGGEISIAFPAAERVRVDASRSVPLFFSRIFLGPTKTITAYSVAEASAAGTNVKGIRPWGIPFPWEDTNGNGKFDPGEKIHKECDPLGDPSNQFCPGTRIVLKIGTPSGNPNQPDGIPSLQQESGHFFCLALDGTGGSVYRDTIVNGSQTPMKIGDAITLEPGNNVGPTRHGVDDLINADPSSTWNAEKNLPESDSYKITPQAGEIPWMKSPRVIRIPVYDPESALVQGRSEMVVAGFAGFWIESVGVQGTIIGRYVQMPALGESGPTQGPSSGAVVRVLRLVE from the coding sequence ATGAGACTCGGGAATCGTGGCCAGGTGCTGCTCGTCTTCGTCGCCGCCCTGCTCGCCCTGATGGGGATCGCCGCCCTGGGGATCGACGCGGGGTACATGTATACCGTCCGCCACGAGCTCCAGCGGTCCACCGACGCGGGGGCGCTTGCGGGCGCTTCCGCCTTCATCGACGGATCCTGGTCCGACTCCGCCATCCGCACCCTCGCGGACACCCGTGCGCGCCTCTTCGCCTCGAGGGATCGGGTGGCCACCGCGGCGCTTTCCTCCGGAGGGGAGATCTCGATCGCATTCCCCGCGGCCGAGAGGGTCCGCGTCGACGCCTCCCGCAGCGTCCCGCTGTTCTTCTCCCGGATCTTCCTCGGCCCCACGAAGACCATCACCGCCTACTCGGTCGCCGAGGCCTCCGCGGCCGGAACGAACGTGAAGGGCATAAGGCCGTGGGGGATCCCGTTCCCGTGGGAAGACACCAACGGGAACGGCAAGTTCGATCCCGGCGAGAAAATCCACAAGGAGTGCGATCCGCTGGGCGACCCTTCGAACCAGTTCTGCCCCGGGACCCGCATCGTCCTGAAGATCGGGACGCCGAGCGGGAATCCCAATCAACCGGACGGCATTCCCTCGCTGCAGCAGGAGTCCGGCCACTTCTTCTGCCTCGCCCTCGACGGCACGGGCGGCTCCGTGTACCGGGACACGATCGTGAACGGAAGCCAGACCCCCATGAAAATCGGCGACGCGATCACCCTGGAGCCGGGGAACAACGTCGGCCCCACCCGCCACGGCGTGGACGACCTGATCAACGCGGACCCCTCCTCCACGTGGAACGCCGAGAAGAACCTCCCGGAGAGCGACTCGTACAAGATCACCCCGCAAGCCGGCGAGATCCCGTGGATGAAATCCCCCCGCGTGATCCGGATCCCCGTCTACGATCCCGAGAGCGCGCTGGTTCAAGGACGCTCTGAGATGGTCGTCGCCGGCTTCGCGGGGTTCTGGATCGAAAGTGTCGGAGTCCAGGGGACCATCATCGGACGGTACGTCCAGATGCCGGCGCTCGGGGAGTCCGGACCGACCCAGGGCCCGTCGTCCGGCGCGGTCGTCCGGGTCCTGCGGCTGGTGGAGTAG
- a CDS encoding TadE family protein has translation MSNPEPHGKGETPVGLFTADGMTMRRRDRSIGGQSLVEFALVLPMFLLLLIGVTEFGRAWMTRNILTGASREAARIAAVQGNAASALSRANNILSSAGISGASVSIADDGAPYGTCSVTVSYAFPVSIAGFLPGLGGTNFTLSTSTSMRKEF, from the coding sequence GTGAGCAACCCCGAGCCCCACGGGAAAGGCGAAACACCCGTGGGGCTCTTCACCGCAGACGGGATGACGATGCGCCGGCGCGACAGATCGATAGGCGGGCAAAGCCTGGTGGAGTTCGCGCTCGTGCTCCCGATGTTCCTCCTCCTGCTGATCGGCGTCACCGAATTCGGCCGGGCCTGGATGACCCGGAACATCCTGACCGGCGCTTCCCGCGAAGCCGCCCGGATCGCCGCCGTCCAGGGAAACGCCGCCTCCGCCCTCTCCCGGGCGAACAACATCCTCTCCTCCGCCGGGATCTCCGGCGCCTCGGTGAGCATCGCGGACGACGGCGCTCCGTACGGCACCTGCAGCGTGACCGTGTCGTACGCGTTCCCTGTCAGCATCGCGGGGTTCCTGCCGGGCCTGGGAGGGACGAACTTCACGCTCTCAACCTCCACTTCCATGCGAAAAGAATTCTGA
- a CDS encoding CpaF family protein gives MTITEWLAKKGDAEGGTAADAATWGTAAGSHPFQELKSTIHRRLIDRLDLSTVGDLTPEQLSGIIKTVVENMIAQEGIPLSRPERDRLVVEIQNETMGLGPLEPLLSDTEISDIMVNGPQGVFVERHGKIVKTDVCFKDNEHLMSVIERIVSKVGRRVDEASPMVDARLADGSRVNVIIPPLAIDGPALSIRRFGVKPLRMENLLANGSLTAEMAAAFEAMVRARMNILVSGGTGAGKTTFLNILSSSIPNDERIITVEDAAELILQQEHTVRLETRPPNIEGKGAITQRDLVRNALRMRPDRIIVGEVRGGEALDMLQAMNTGHDGSISTIHANAPRDALSRIETMVLMAGFDLPSKAIREQIASALNVILQLSRMSDGTRKVVTVSEVTGMEGDVVVMQDIFVFEKRGVDQDGKVIGEYRATGVRPKFLDAVHAAGIHLGANVFAYRKK, from the coding sequence GTGACGATCACGGAATGGCTGGCGAAGAAGGGAGACGCGGAGGGCGGAACGGCGGCCGACGCCGCCACCTGGGGGACGGCGGCCGGAAGCCACCCGTTCCAGGAGCTCAAGAGCACCATCCATCGGCGGCTGATCGACCGGCTCGACCTGTCGACCGTGGGCGACCTCACGCCGGAACAGCTCTCCGGCATCATCAAGACCGTGGTCGAGAACATGATCGCCCAGGAGGGGATCCCCCTCTCCCGGCCGGAGCGGGACCGTCTCGTGGTCGAGATCCAGAACGAGACCATGGGACTGGGGCCGCTGGAACCGCTCCTGTCGGACACGGAGATCTCCGACATCATGGTCAACGGGCCGCAAGGGGTGTTCGTCGAGCGGCACGGCAAGATCGTGAAGACCGACGTCTGCTTCAAGGACAACGAGCACCTGATGTCCGTCATCGAGCGGATCGTCTCGAAGGTGGGACGCCGCGTCGACGAGGCGTCGCCGATGGTGGACGCGCGGCTGGCGGACGGATCCCGCGTCAACGTGATCATTCCCCCGCTCGCCATCGACGGGCCGGCGCTCTCGATCCGGCGGTTCGGGGTGAAGCCCCTCCGGATGGAAAACCTGCTCGCCAACGGGTCCCTCACCGCCGAGATGGCCGCCGCCTTCGAGGCGATGGTGAGGGCGCGGATGAACATCCTGGTCTCCGGGGGCACGGGGGCGGGGAAGACGACCTTTCTCAATATCCTCTCCTCCTCGATCCCGAACGACGAGCGGATCATCACCGTGGAGGATGCGGCCGAGCTGATCCTGCAGCAGGAGCACACGGTGCGCCTGGAAACCCGTCCGCCGAACATCGAGGGGAAAGGGGCCATCACGCAGCGGGATCTCGTGCGGAACGCCCTCCGGATGCGACCAGACCGGATCATCGTCGGCGAGGTGCGAGGCGGGGAGGCGCTCGACATGCTGCAGGCGATGAACACCGGGCACGACGGCTCCATTTCCACCATCCACGCCAACGCTCCCCGGGACGCCCTCTCCCGGATCGAGACGATGGTCCTCATGGCGGGCTTCGACCTGCCGTCGAAGGCCATCCGCGAGCAGATCGCTTCCGCGCTGAACGTCATCCTCCAGCTCTCCCGGATGAGCGACGGGACCCGGAAGGTCGTCACCGTCAGCGAGGTGACGGGGATGGAGGGAGACGTGGTCGTGATGCAGGACATCTTCGTATTCGAGAAGCGGGGCGTGGACCAGGACGGGAAAGTGATCGGAGAGTACCGGGCGACCGGCGTCCGGCCGAAGTTCCTGGACGCCGTGCACGCCGCCGGGATCCACCTCGGCGCCAACGTGTTCGCGTACCGGAAGAAGTGA
- a CDS encoding type II and III secretion system protein family protein, whose product MKRHEGFVVVLLVACLGLSAPAPASAAFKQGVAGESATKLHLQANQSFLLDSSLDIRRVSIGKPEIADVTVVTPKQLMVTGKAPGQTTLIYWTAAGVPTSVDVNVWVENGVRKGLEKIVPGEKFEMSGTPETMILTGSVSTETAQRRLVESAKAYTKNVVDLLAVERVEQIMLQVRVAEVDRNVVKELGFGFMTDGNQTGRGLLNAGNSFNPFFGELNTNKLGGVDGKGPNVSFSDAVNLFVAKPGLFPKFAAFVRALNDRGALKVLAEPNLVVSNGAEGKFLAGGEFPVVFNTGNGSSSTSVVYKEFGVRLNFQPKIAPNGEIQLKLAQEVSELDFTNAVILSGFRIPALRSRKAESSLQLADGQTFALAGLIDNKISKQVSKVPLLGDIPILGALFRSTRYQNSETELVILVTPKIVRPLEKGVTASLPTDRVKPEEIDPSLLKE is encoded by the coding sequence GTGAAACGCCATGAAGGATTCGTCGTCGTCCTGCTCGTCGCCTGCCTCGGCCTGTCGGCCCCGGCGCCGGCAAGTGCGGCGTTCAAGCAGGGGGTCGCGGGAGAATCCGCCACGAAGCTCCACCTCCAGGCCAACCAGTCGTTCCTCCTCGACTCGAGCCTCGACATCCGCAGGGTCTCCATCGGGAAACCGGAAATCGCCGACGTCACGGTCGTGACCCCCAAGCAGTTGATGGTCACCGGAAAGGCACCGGGGCAGACGACCCTCATCTACTGGACCGCGGCGGGCGTCCCCACCTCCGTGGACGTGAACGTGTGGGTGGAGAACGGCGTCCGCAAGGGCCTCGAGAAGATCGTCCCGGGCGAGAAGTTCGAGATGTCCGGCACTCCCGAAACGATGATCCTCACGGGCTCGGTCAGTACCGAGACGGCCCAGCGACGGCTGGTGGAGAGCGCGAAGGCGTACACGAAGAACGTCGTCGACCTCCTCGCCGTGGAGCGCGTGGAGCAGATCATGCTGCAGGTCCGGGTGGCCGAGGTCGACCGGAACGTCGTCAAGGAGCTGGGATTCGGCTTCATGACGGACGGGAACCAGACGGGCCGCGGCCTTCTCAACGCCGGGAACTCGTTCAACCCGTTCTTCGGGGAGCTGAACACCAACAAGCTCGGCGGCGTGGACGGAAAAGGGCCGAACGTCTCCTTCAGCGACGCCGTCAACCTCTTCGTCGCCAAGCCGGGACTGTTCCCCAAGTTCGCCGCCTTCGTACGCGCCCTGAACGACCGGGGGGCCCTCAAGGTCCTCGCGGAGCCGAACCTGGTCGTGTCCAACGGGGCGGAGGGGAAGTTCCTCGCGGGGGGCGAATTCCCCGTCGTCTTCAATACGGGGAACGGATCGTCCTCGACCAGCGTCGTCTACAAGGAGTTCGGCGTCCGGCTGAACTTCCAGCCGAAGATCGCGCCGAACGGCGAGATCCAGCTCAAGCTCGCCCAGGAAGTGAGCGAGCTGGACTTCACCAATGCCGTGATCCTCTCCGGGTTCCGCATCCCCGCGCTGCGCAGCCGCAAGGCCGAGTCCAGCCTGCAGCTCGCGGACGGGCAGACGTTCGCCCTCGCCGGCCTGATCGACAACAAGATCTCCAAGCAGGTCTCGAAGGTTCCGCTCCTGGGGGATATCCCGATCCTGGGCGCCCTCTTCCGGAGCACACGGTACCAGAACAGCGAGACCGAGCTCGTCATCCTGGTGACGCCGAAGATCGTCCGTCCGCTGGAGAAGGGAGTGACGGCCTCGCTTCCGACGGACCGGGTGAAGCCGGAAGAGATCGATCCGTCGCTCCTCAAGGAGTAG
- a CDS encoding Flp family type IVb pilin yields MFNHFFAAMKDEKGQALSEYGLILALVAVIAIGALTLLGGSVSTTLGNVAAAL; encoded by the coding sequence ATGTTCAATCATTTTTTTGCGGCAATGAAGGACGAAAAAGGTCAGGCTCTTTCGGAATACGGACTGATCCTGGCATTGGTTGCCGTCATCGCTATCGGCGCCCTGACCCTCCTCGGCGGAAGCGTCAGCACGACTTTGGGGAACGTCGCGGCGGCCCTTTAG